Genomic DNA from Clavibacter michiganensis:
CGCCTGCACGCTGTCGTCGATCGCCGCCTCGAGCGCCTCGAGGGTCGGCGCGATGTGCTCGACGCCACCCGGCAGCGGGAGGAACGGCGCCTGCAGCGCGGGCTGGCCGGTGAGCGCGAGGGCGCCCATCGTGCGGCCGTGGAAGGAGCCCTGCAGCGTGATGACGCGCGTGCGATGCGCGGATCCGTTGCGGCGCGCGAGCTTGAACGCGGCCTCGTTCGCCTCGGCGCCCGAGTTGCCGAAGTAGACGCGACCGGTGTCGCCCGCGCCCGTGATGCGGCGGAGGCGCTCGGCGAGCGCGATCTGAGGCGGCGTCGCGAAGTAGTTGGAGACGTGCGCGAGCGTGGAGACCTGCTCGGTGACCGCGCGGATCAGCGCCGGGTGCGCGTGCCCGAGCGAGTTGACGGCGATGCCGGCGAGGAAGTCGAGGTACTCGCGGCCGGTCGAGTCCCACACGCGGCAGCCCTCGCCGCGCACCAGCATGGCGAGCGGCGGCGGGGACGAGCGCATCATCGCGGCCTGGAAGCGGTCGGACCACTCGCTCTCGGTCTGGGTGGTGCGGCGCTCTGGCTGGGTCGTGGTCATGCGGGCACGACCTCCGTTCCGATTCCGTTCGTGGTGAAGATCTCGAGGAGCATCGAGTGCGGGATGCGGCCGTCGATGATCGCGGCCTTGGGCACTCCCCCGTCGACGGCCTCGAGGCACGCCGCCATCTTGGGGATCATGCCCGACTCGAGGGATGGCAGCAGGGCGCGCAGCTCGTCGGCGCGGATGTCCGAGACGAGCGATCCGCGGTCGGGCCAGTCCCGGTAGAGACCGGCGACGTCGGTGAGGATGACGAGCTTCTCGGCGCCGAGGGCCACGGCGAGCGCGGCCGCCGCGGCGTCCGCGTTGACGTTGAGCGAGACGGCGGGGTCGGACTCGTCGGGCGCGATGGAGGAGACGACCGGGATGCGGCCGGCGTCGAGCTGCGCGAGCACGGCCGTGGGATCCACGGACACGACGTCGCCCACGAGGCCGAGGTCGACCTCGACGCCGTCGACCACGGCGCCACGACGGCGGCCCGTGAAGAGCCCCGCGTCCTCGCCCGAGACGGCTGCCGCGAGTGGGCCGTGCGCGTTGATGCCGCGCACGACGTCCCGGCTGACCTGGCCGGTGAGCACCATGCGCACGACCTCGAGGACCTCGGGCGTGGTGACGCGGTATCCCCCGCGGAACTCGCTCTCGATGCCGAGGCGCGTGAGCATCGCGCTGATCTGCGGACCGCCGCCGTGCACGACGACCGGACGCAGCCCCGCGTAGCGGAGGTAGACGACGTCCTCGGCGAAGGTGCGCGTGAGCTCCTCGTCGACCATGGCGTTGCCGCCGAACTTCACGACCACGATGCGGTCGTGGAAGCGCTGCAGCCATGACAGCGACTCGATGAGCGTCGCGGCCTTCGACTCGGCCTGCGCCTGGTCGCGCTCGGCGGCGTCCTGCGTGATGGCGGTCACGTCCGTCCCGTCTGCGCCGCCCATCAGCTGGCGTACGCGCTGTTCTCGTGCACGTAGTCGTGCGTGAGGTCGTTGGTGAGGATGGTCGCGGTCGCGTCGCCCGCGTGCAGGTCGATGAGGACGTGCACGGCGCGCGGGTGGAGGTCGACCAGATCGCGAATCTCGTGCGGCTCCCCCGCCCGGCACACCTGGACGCCGTTGATGGCGACGTCGATGCCGTAGGGGTCGAAGGCGGCGCCGGTCGTGCCGACGGCCGCGAGCACGCGGCCCCAGTTGGGGTCGTTGCCGAAGACGGCGGCCTTGAAGAGGTTGCTGCGGGCGACCGCGCGACCGACCTCGACGGCGTCGTCGTCGGACGCCGCGTGGACGACCTCGATGGCGATGTCGTGCGAGGCGCCTTCGGCGTCGGCCTGCAGCTGCTCGGCGAGGTCGGCGCACACCGCGGTGAGCGCGGCCTGGAACGCGTCCGCGTCCGGCACGACGCCGGATGCGCCGCTCGCGAGGAGCGTGACCTGGTCGTTGGTCGACATGCAGCCGTCGGAGTCCAGGCGGTCGAACGTGACGCGCGTGGACTCGCGGAGCGCGGCATCGAGCGCGGTGCTGTCGAGGTCGGCGTCGGTGGTGATCACCACGAGCATCGTCGCGAGCCCCGGCGCGAGCATGCCCGCGCCCTTGGCCATGCCGCCCACCGTCCAGCCGTCGTCGGAGGATCGCACCGACTGCTTCGGCTTCGTGTCGGTGGTCATGATGGCGCGGGCCGCGTCGTCACCCCCGCCGTCGGCGAGCGCTACGGCGACGCGGGCGACCCCGTCCTCGAGCTTCTCGAGCGGGAGCTGCTCGCCGATGAGGCCGGTGCTGCAGACGAGCACGTCGCCGCTCGAGACGTCGAGCGCGCGGCCGACCGCCTCGGCGGTGGCGTGCGTGACCTGGAAGCCGCGGGATCCCGTGTAGCAGTTCGCCCCGCCGGAGTTGAGGACGACGGCGCTCACCCGGCCGTCGCCGATGACCTGGCGCGACCAGAGGATGGGGTTCGCCTGGCAGCGGTTGCTGGTGAAGACCGCGGCGGCCGCCTGCGACGGGCCGGTGTTGCGGACGAGGGCGACG
This window encodes:
- the argB gene encoding acetylglutamate kinase, whose protein sequence is MTAITQDAAERDQAQAESKAATLIESLSWLQRFHDRIVVVKFGGNAMVDEELTRTFAEDVVYLRYAGLRPVVVHGGGPQISAMLTRLGIESEFRGGYRVTTPEVLEVVRMVLTGQVSRDVVRGINAHGPLAAAVSGEDAGLFTGRRRGAVVDGVEVDLGLVGDVVSVDPTAVLAQLDAGRIPVVSSIAPDESDPAVSLNVNADAAAAALAVALGAEKLVILTDVAGLYRDWPDRGSLVSDIRADELRALLPSLESGMIPKMAACLEAVDGGVPKAAIIDGRIPHSMLLEIFTTNGIGTEVVPA
- the argJ gene encoding bifunctional glutamate N-acetyltransferase/amino-acid acetyltransferase ArgJ, which gives rise to MSVTAARGFVAGGVAAGLKSTGALDVALVRNTGPSQAAAAVFTSNRCQANPILWSRQVIGDGRVSAVVLNSGGANCYTGSRGFQVTHATAEAVGRALDVSSGDVLVCSTGLIGEQLPLEKLEDGVARVAVALADGGGDDAARAIMTTDTKPKQSVRSSDDGWTVGGMAKGAGMLAPGLATMLVVITTDADLDSTALDAALRESTRVTFDRLDSDGCMSTNDQVTLLASGASGVVPDADAFQAALTAVCADLAEQLQADAEGASHDIAIEVVHAASDDDAVEVGRAVARSNLFKAAVFGNDPNWGRVLAAVGTTGAAFDPYGIDVAINGVQVCRAGEPHEIRDLVDLHPRAVHVLIDLHAGDATATILTNDLTHDYVHENSAYAS